The following are from one region of the Amedibacterium intestinale genome:
- a CDS encoding response regulator transcription factor, whose protein sequence is MRVLLAEDEKALSKALVTILERNNYSVDAVYDGESALEYLENDNYDIAILDIMMPKIDGLTVLKNVRKRNNLIPILLLTAKSEVDDKVEGLDAGANDYLAKPFHSKELLARIRAIIRTQTGQSNSKLSMGNIVLDQTSFELSSTAGNYRLSNKEFQILELLMSNPNQLISSERFLEKIWGYDSEAEINVVWVYISYLRKKLTALHANIQIKAVRNAGYVLEQKK, encoded by the coding sequence ATGAGAGTATTACTGGCAGAAGATGAAAAGGCATTATCGAAAGCACTTGTAACGATATTAGAGAGAAATAATTATTCTGTAGATGCAGTTTATGATGGAGAAAGTGCATTAGAATATCTTGAAAATGATAATTATGATATAGCTATTTTAGATATTATGATGCCAAAGATTGATGGATTAACTGTGTTGAAAAATGTACGAAAGAGGAATAACTTAATACCCATACTTTTATTAACTGCTAAATCAGAAGTAGATGATAAAGTAGAAGGATTAGATGCAGGAGCTAATGATTATTTGGCAAAGCCTTTTCACTCTAAAGAATTGCTGGCACGAATTAGGGCTATAATTAGAACACAAACGGGACAATCGAATTCGAAGTTAAGTATGGGAAACATAGTATTGGATCAAACAAGTTTTGAACTTTCTAGCACTGCAGGAAATTATCGATTATCTAATAAAGAATTTCAAATACTAGAGTTATTGATGAGCAATCCAAATCAACTTATTTCATCCGAAAGATTTCTAGAAAAGATATGGGGATATGATAGTGAAGCAGAAATCAATGTAGTTTGGGTATATATTTCATATTTAAGAAAAAAATTAACCGCACTTCATGCAAATATACAAATTAAAGCTGTAAGAAATGCGGGATATGTATTGGAGCAAAAAAAATGA
- a CDS encoding sensor histidine kinase, whose amino-acid sequence MIKKLRIKLIVSSMVSLLLVLCVIEGIVGVLNYKKIVRDADRVLEVLEENSGTFPKKIPFDQNKNRPFMSPEVPYESRYFSVLFNDEGEVVFINTEKTVSIDTMEAIEYAENVWEKQRNRGFYKNYRYLRYPYKGGEQIIFLNCDRQLDTFKSFLLTAFGVSVLGLLSVLILMIYFSSKIVKPFSDNYEKQKRFITDAGHELKTPLTIINADTEILEMDYGENEWLKDIQSQTKRLADLTNALILLSKMEERQEKEMKIEFPLSDIVEEECHVFQALAKVCGKTLSSSIAAKISMKGDEKAIRSLVTILLDNAVKYANEKGRITVTLEKQKNRIYLSVFNTTEYISKEQISHLFERFYRTDSSRNSQTGGYGLGLSIAAATVSAHKGKITADTKDEHSLQITVMFPL is encoded by the coding sequence ATGATAAAAAAACTGCGAATTAAGTTGATCGTTTCTTCTATGGTTTCTTTGTTGCTTGTATTATGTGTAATAGAAGGAATCGTAGGGGTATTGAATTATAAGAAAATTGTTCGTGATGCAGATCGAGTTCTTGAAGTTTTAGAAGAAAATTCTGGTACGTTTCCTAAAAAGATACCATTTGATCAAAATAAAAACCGCCCTTTCATGTCTCCTGAAGTACCCTATGAATCAAGATATTTTTCTGTATTATTTAATGATGAAGGAGAAGTTGTTTTTATAAATACAGAAAAAACAGTATCTATTGATACAATGGAAGCCATTGAATATGCTGAGAATGTTTGGGAAAAACAGAGAAATCGAGGATTTTATAAAAATTATAGGTATTTGAGATATCCTTATAAAGGTGGAGAACAAATTATATTTCTAAATTGCGATCGCCAACTGGATACTTTTAAAAGTTTTCTGCTCACAGCTTTTGGAGTTTCTGTGCTAGGACTTTTATCTGTTCTTATATTAATGATTTATTTCTCTTCAAAAATTGTAAAGCCGTTTTCAGATAACTATGAAAAACAAAAACGATTTATTACAGATGCAGGTCATGAATTAAAAACACCATTAACAATTATAAATGCAGATACAGAGATCTTAGAAATGGACTATGGAGAAAATGAATGGTTAAAAGATATTCAAAGTCAAACGAAAAGACTAGCTGATTTAACCAATGCTTTGATACTGCTTTCTAAAATGGAGGAAAGACAGGAAAAGGAAATGAAAATAGAGTTTCCATTATCTGATATAGTTGAGGAAGAATGCCATGTTTTCCAAGCCTTAGCAAAAGTGTGTGGAAAAACTCTAAGCAGCAGTATTGCGGCAAAGATTTCTATGAAAGGAGATGAAAAGGCAATAAGAAGTTTGGTAACCATTCTTTTAGATAATGCAGTAAAGTATGCCAATGAAAAAGGTAGAATTACAGTAACATTAGAAAAACAGAAAAATCGTATATATTTATCTGTATTTAATACGACAGAATACATTTCTAAAGAACAGATTTCCCATTTGTTTGAGCGTTTTTATCGAACAGATAGTTCTAGAAATTCTCAAACAGGAGGATATGGTTTAGGACTTTCTATTGCGGCCGCAACAGTATCTGCACATAAAGGAAAGATAACAGCAGATACAAAGGACGAACACTCTTTACAAATTACAGTTATGTTTCCTTTATAA
- a CDS encoding S1C family serine protease: MCKETKNILIQKSHEDVHQDLSSIRKRNRGKRISFLFLMAILFGIVSAVSNYGTSILMKQSFENTNSLHMLNVSTNKSSSTNSLNVTDIASSSLSSVVSVTNVSVQEVKNYFGNWMGRSQGFPNSQIQQSVSCGSGIILYEDDSQIYMVTNYHVVEGATNLSVTFIDDETYEAFLCGYDENIDLAVIKVDSSTLSDSTKSQLNVMEIGDSNALQVGEQVVAIGNALGYGQSVTTGIVSAVNRTMHNETKDSSESLFRNSELNDTSSTSIGYIQTDAAINPGNSGGALIDMDGKLIGINTAKISSTDVEGIGYAIPISQVLDLIKSLMQ; encoded by the coding sequence ATGTGTAAAGAGACGAAAAATATTTTGATTCAAAAATCACATGAAGATGTACATCAAGATTTATCAAGTATACGAAAACGAAATAGAGGAAAAAGAATAAGTTTTCTGTTTTTAATGGCGATTCTTTTTGGAATAGTTTCTGCTGTAAGCAATTATGGAACAAGTATTTTAATGAAACAATCATTTGAAAATACAAATTCTTTGCATATGTTAAATGTATCTACAAATAAATCTTCAAGTACAAATAGTTTAAATGTTACGGATATTGCATCTTCCAGTTTATCTAGTGTTGTATCTGTTACAAATGTTTCCGTTCAGGAAGTAAAAAATTATTTTGGAAATTGGATGGGTAGATCTCAGGGATTTCCAAATTCTCAAATACAACAATCCGTAAGCTGTGGATCAGGAATTATTCTTTATGAAGATGATTCTCAAATTTATATGGTAACGAATTATCATGTGGTAGAGGGTGCAACGAATCTTTCTGTCACTTTTATTGATGATGAAACATACGAAGCATTTTTATGCGGATATGATGAGAATATTGATTTGGCAGTTATAAAGGTTGATAGTTCTACGTTATCAGATTCTACAAAATCACAGTTAAATGTCATGGAAATAGGTGATTCTAATGCTTTACAGGTAGGGGAACAGGTTGTGGCAATTGGTAATGCATTAGGATATGGACAATCGGTTACTACAGGTATTGTAAGTGCCGTTAATCGAACAATGCATAATGAAACTAAGGATAGTAGTGAAAGTCTTTTTAGAAACTCAGAATTAAATGATACTTCATCAACATCTATAGGATATATTCAAACAGATGCTGCCATCAATCCAGGGAATAGTGGAGGTGCATTAATTGATATGGATGGAAAATTGATTGGAATTAATACTGCAAAGATTTCTTCTACAGATGTAGAGGGAATCGGATATGCAATCCCTATTTCTCAAGTTTTAGATTTGATTAAATCATTGATGCAGTAA
- a CDS encoding aryl-sulfate sulfotransferase, which translates to MQNTKREKIKLLILFLTGGCCVLLSGLVLLNSHILEASESNITSASTIYTSSYQDEVEEELENKKNKGNYTEDNMLIIENPYGTNTLSLYVYFTSKEAVSVSYEISVQDTSIPNFEGKPASESDYSTKHEFQVIGLLPEQKNTITFTLEKENGTKKTYSYTHKMGSLLGKEEVQLENTKASQTKDYVTDGLYVILGNDSEEKDFMYYYDNAGVIRGEVPLIGYRSHRLLFQDGLMYYSISTNKMAAVNTLGKVEKVYDTGQYNLHHDYVFDDDGNLLVLATDTEKNTVEDQIIKIDTKTGEVSHVLDLEDCFKSYKEQCVSEDDEEMDWMHINTIQWLGNGQVLLSSREISTIIFIDDLYENPQVKYMIGEESFWENTEYKDLLLEKDESSQSFSNTGGQHSITYVKDDTLDAGEYYLYMFNNNFGKSSTNPSYDWNHIDGIETSATVDDDSKASYFYKYKVDENNNTYTLVQSFEVPFSPYVSSVQEYDGNLIIDSGMKGVFGEYDADGNLIQQFKMKLSDQYIYRVYKYTFTDFYFSE; encoded by the coding sequence ATGCAAAATACGAAAAGAGAAAAAATTAAGCTGCTAATTTTATTTTTGACAGGAGGATGCTGCGTGCTATTGTCTGGTCTGGTGCTTTTAAATAGTCATATTTTAGAAGCATCTGAATCAAATATAACGAGTGCCAGTACGATTTATACATCCTCTTATCAAGACGAAGTGGAAGAGGAATTGGAAAACAAAAAAAATAAAGGAAACTATACAGAAGATAATATGCTTATTATAGAAAATCCTTATGGTACAAATACGTTATCACTATATGTATACTTTACAAGTAAAGAAGCTGTGTCTGTTTCTTATGAGATTTCTGTACAAGATACATCAATTCCTAATTTTGAAGGGAAACCAGCTAGTGAATCAGATTATAGTACAAAACATGAATTTCAGGTCATAGGTTTGCTGCCAGAGCAGAAGAATACGATAACTTTTACATTAGAAAAAGAAAACGGAACAAAGAAAACATATTCCTATACTCATAAAATGGGAAGTCTTTTAGGAAAGGAAGAAGTCCAGTTAGAGAATACAAAAGCATCACAAACGAAGGATTATGTAACCGATGGGCTTTATGTCATTTTAGGAAATGATAGTGAAGAAAAAGATTTTATGTATTATTACGATAATGCTGGAGTCATAAGAGGTGAAGTTCCTTTAATTGGGTATCGAAGTCACAGGCTATTATTTCAAGATGGACTCATGTATTATAGTATCTCAACAAATAAGATGGCGGCAGTAAATACATTAGGGAAAGTAGAAAAAGTGTATGATACAGGACAATATAATCTGCATCATGATTATGTATTTGATGATGATGGAAATCTTTTGGTTTTAGCAACAGATACAGAAAAAAACACAGTAGAGGATCAAATTATTAAAATTGACACAAAAACAGGTGAAGTTAGCCATGTGTTAGATTTAGAAGATTGTTTTAAAAGTTATAAGGAGCAATGTGTTAGTGAAGATGATGAGGAAATGGACTGGATGCATATCAACACGATACAGTGGCTAGGAAATGGACAAGTATTATTAAGTTCAAGAGAGATATCTACGATTATCTTTATTGATGATCTTTATGAGAATCCTCAAGTGAAGTATATGATTGGTGAAGAAAGTTTCTGGGAAAATACAGAATACAAGGATTTATTATTAGAAAAGGATGAAAGCAGTCAATCATTTTCAAACACGGGAGGTCAGCATTCTATAACCTATGTGAAAGATGATACGCTAGATGCAGGAGAATATTATTTGTATATGTTTAATAATAATTTTGGAAAGAGTTCTACAAACCCATCATATGACTGGAATCATATTGATGGAATAGAAACATCAGCAACCGTAGATGATGATAGCAAAGCTTCTTATTTTTATAAATACAAGGTAGATGAAAATAATAATACGTACACCTTGGTACAATCATTTGAAGTTCCATTTTCTCCGTATGTAAGCAGTGTTCAAGAGTATGATGGCAATCTTATTATAGACTCTGGTATGAAGGGTGTTTTTGGAGAATATGATGCAGATGGGAATTTAATCCAGCAATTTAAAATGAAATTAAGCGATCAGTATATATATCGCGTATATAAGTATACTTTTACAGATTTTTATTTTTCAGAGTAA